A single genomic interval of Monodelphis domestica isolate mMonDom1 chromosome X, mMonDom1.pri, whole genome shotgun sequence harbors:
- the SNX12 gene encoding sorting nexin-12 isoform X1: protein MSDAAVADTRRLNSKPQDLTDAYGPPSNFLEIDIFNPQTVGVGRARFTTYEVRMRTNLPIFKLKESCVRRRYSDFEWLKNELERDSKIVVPPLPGKALKRQLPFRGDEGIFEESFIEERRQGLEQFINKIAGHPLAQNERCLHMFLQEETIDRNYVPGKWLSSPGLTVCLPSLSLTLGHTVGTLLRSSSLKRGRKLRAEGLGF from the exons ATGTCGGACGCGGCGGTGGCGGACACTCGGCGCCTTAACTCGAAGCCTCAGGACCTGACGGACGCCTACGGGCCTCCGAGCAACTTCCTGGAGATCGACATCTTCAACCCTCAGACGGTGGGCGTGGGCCGAGCGCGCTTTACCACCTACGAGGTCCGGATGCGG ACTAACCTACCAATCTTCAAACTGAAGGAGTCATGTGTACGGAGGCGCTACAGTGACTTTGAGTGGCTAAAGAATGAACTGGAGAGAGACAGTAAG ATTGTAGTGCCACCACTGCCTGGGAAAGCCTTGAAGCGGCAGCTCCCCTTCCGAGGAGACGAAGGTATCTTTGAGGAATCCTTCATCGAGGAAAGGAGGCAGGGCCTGGAACAGTTTATTAACAA AATCGCCGGGCACCCACTGGCTCAGAATGAGCGCTGCCTACACATGTTCCTACAGGAGGAGACAATCGACAGGAACTACGTCCCTGGGAAG TGGCTGTCGTCCCCTGGCCTGACTGTCTGTCTGCCATCGCTCTCCCTGACACTTGGCCACACTGTGGGCACTCTTCTAAGATCCTCCTCTCTGAAGAGAGGCAGGAAGCTTCGGGCAGAGGGCCTGGGCTTTTAG
- the SNX12 gene encoding sorting nexin-12 isoform X2, with the protein MSDAAVADTRRLNSKPQDLTDAYGPPSNFLEIDIFNPQTVGVGRARFTTYEVRMRTNLPIFKLKESCVRRRYSDFEWLKNELERDSKIVVPPLPGKALKRQLPFRGDEGIFEESFIEERRQGLEQFINKIAGHPLAQNERCLHMFLQEETIDRNYVPGKIPPGCPGSLHCH; encoded by the exons ATGTCGGACGCGGCGGTGGCGGACACTCGGCGCCTTAACTCGAAGCCTCAGGACCTGACGGACGCCTACGGGCCTCCGAGCAACTTCCTGGAGATCGACATCTTCAACCCTCAGACGGTGGGCGTGGGCCGAGCGCGCTTTACCACCTACGAGGTCCGGATGCGG ACTAACCTACCAATCTTCAAACTGAAGGAGTCATGTGTACGGAGGCGCTACAGTGACTTTGAGTGGCTAAAGAATGAACTGGAGAGAGACAGTAAG ATTGTAGTGCCACCACTGCCTGGGAAAGCCTTGAAGCGGCAGCTCCCCTTCCGAGGAGACGAAGGTATCTTTGAGGAATCCTTCATCGAGGAAAGGAGGCAGGGCCTGGAACAGTTTATTAACAA AATCGCCGGGCACCCACTGGCTCAGAATGAGCGCTGCCTACACATGTTCCTACAGGAGGAGACAATCGACAGGAACTACGTCCCTGGGAAG
- the SNX12 gene encoding sorting nexin-12 isoform X3, whose product MSDAAVADTRRLNSKPQDLTDAYGPPSNFLEIDIFNPQTVGVGRARFTTYEVRMRTNLPIFKLKESCVRRRYSDFEWLKNELERDSKIVVPPLPGKALKRQLPFRGDEGIFEESFIEERRQGLEQFINKIAGHPLAQNERCLHMFLQEETIDRNYVPGKQQ is encoded by the exons ATGTCGGACGCGGCGGTGGCGGACACTCGGCGCCTTAACTCGAAGCCTCAGGACCTGACGGACGCCTACGGGCCTCCGAGCAACTTCCTGGAGATCGACATCTTCAACCCTCAGACGGTGGGCGTGGGCCGAGCGCGCTTTACCACCTACGAGGTCCGGATGCGG ACTAACCTACCAATCTTCAAACTGAAGGAGTCATGTGTACGGAGGCGCTACAGTGACTTTGAGTGGCTAAAGAATGAACTGGAGAGAGACAGTAAG ATTGTAGTGCCACCACTGCCTGGGAAAGCCTTGAAGCGGCAGCTCCCCTTCCGAGGAGACGAAGGTATCTTTGAGGAATCCTTCATCGAGGAAAGGAGGCAGGGCCTGGAACAGTTTATTAACAA AATCGCCGGGCACCCACTGGCTCAGAATGAGCGCTGCCTACACATGTTCCTACAGGAGGAGACAATCGACAGGAACTACGTCCCTGGGAAG